The genomic DNA TATTCTCATGTCCGTCATAATTGCGTTGGTGGCATTATGAGGATTACAATCCCGGCAGGGGTTGTTAAAACAAGCCATGTTGCCAGTTGCTATATATCGACAATCTCATTATCTATCTACACAGGTATCTTACAGTCATTGCATCTCATCATGCTGCTCCAATAATTATACCACTTGGAAGCTCCAATCCAAGAGGCAGCCCGCATAGGAAACTGCCCATGTACGGCTGGCCTTGCTTCACCGCAAGCTTCTCCTCGATGTCTTTGTACATGTCGTACCTGGGAAACAAACCAGTATGAGCAGGATGAATGGTAACGAGGGCATTGTACTTACGCGTTCATCTCCTCAATCGTCAACACGTTCTTCTGGTCCTCGACGCGGTAGGTGGGGATGTCTTTGTTGAATGAGAAACCTGAAGCATGTTAGCATGACTTTTCATATCGAGTCGAGGGCAGAGACTTACCAATTCGCTCGTTGATATTGTATGCAGCCCGAGCCGCAGCGGATTGCACGCGGGTGACACGGGGCAACCGAACCTCCTCATAAACAGCAAGCGCCTGACGGATATCCCCCGAGAAGTATCTCCCGCTGAACAAGATCcccaaagcagcagcatccTCAATGGCCATACAAGCCCCCTGACTCTGATGCGGCATCATAGGGTGCCCCGCATCCCCAAGAAGACAGACATTCCCCCGCTGAATATACGGATACGGCTCATGCACCCAAAGCCGCCACGGCTGAATCTCTTTTCCAATGGCCAGATGGCTAAACACCTGCCGATCAAGCGCCGGATACGGTGCCAGAAGTTCATCCGTGCTGCGACTCTCTGCACCCCAGCTCTGGTTCGTATAGTCTCCTTGCTCGCGCGGGAAGAAGCAATAGTACGAGAGGAGCTTGCCGCCGTTACAAGGGGAGAGGACAATTTTGTCCCATTTGCCTTCCTGGCCGCCCCAGTATTCAAGTGCGCTATCTTGGGAGTAGTCGACGAGGCCGGCCTTGACGGCTTCTTCGGTTGTGACGTTGGCGTGGAGGCAGCTCTGGTCGGAGGGTTTCTTTTCAGGGCGGATTCCTAGGATGCCGCGGACGGCGGAGCCGATGCCGTCTGCGCCGACGATGAGGTCGTGGTAAGCGATGGCTCCATTTTCGAATATTATCTCGCCGGTTTGAAGGTTGATATCACGGCACTACGAGTTTAGTACTGTGCGAATCACCTCTTGATGCGGTTGACTTACCCGGTGGTTAACCTTCAACACTGCTGGAgtcccctctccctcctcaccAAGTGCAGAGTCCTTCAACATGGCATGCATATACTGCCGGTGAAACATATTATACACATACCCCCACCGCTCCTCATAGTCATCCAAATCATACACGCTGACCGGCTCACCAGTCTTCCAGTCACGGTTGATAAGCTTCTTCAACACAACGGGGTCACCTTTGGCGACATCAACGCCCCATTCATGCAGCCACCTTGTT from Aspergillus chevalieri M1 DNA, chromosome 1, nearly complete sequence includes the following:
- a CDS encoding FAD-dependent oxidoreductase (COG:C;~EggNog:ENOG410PFDH;~InterPro:IPR036188,IPR002938;~PFAM:PF01494,PF13450;~go_function: GO:0071949 - FAD binding [Evidence IEA]), with product MSNWKRLNIGVVGGGIGGMSAAIALRRAGHAVTIYEKSDYAGEVGASVSCAANGTRWLHEWGVDVAKGDPVVLKKLINRDWKTGEPVSVYDLDDYEERWGYVYNMFHRQYMHAMLKDSALGEEGEGTPAVLKVNHRCRDINLQTGEIIFENGAIAYHDLIVGADGIGSAVRGILGIRPEKKPSDQSCLHANVTTEEAVKAGLVDYSQDSALEYWGGQEGKWDKIVLSPCNGGKLLSYYCFFPREQGDYTNQSWGAESRSTDELLAPYPALDRQVFSHLAIGKEIQPWRLWVHEPYPYIQRGNVCLLGDAGHPMMPHQSQGACMAIEDAAALGILFSGRYFSGDIRQALAVYEEVRLPRVTRVQSAAARAAYNINERIGFSFNKDIPTYRVEDQKNVLTIEEMNAYDMYKDIEEKLAVKQGQPYMGSFLCGLPLGLELPSGIIIGAA